Part of the Nicotiana sylvestris chromosome 5, ASM39365v2, whole genome shotgun sequence genome is shown below.
acttatggttgtctaggtatacactaaagttcgacgatTCAAAGATAtaaaatctaccgattgaccgagtatatccgacataagttcactacgaaaagttcaaagaaaaacctacttatccagatgcaattaatcattgcttgcaaatcacacaagtttttcatgaatacttccgtgatatagcccttccccattcatgtgggggattgttgagtttctttttaatatagaaaggtattaaaaagagggtgaatgagaaatggagggaaatgaaaattttgaggaaaattttaagtttccctctccttttaatgagacattgtccctcattggtagaagaaaaggagtttggtgggtttacaaatgcacttcatgtagctcttaaagagttaggaagaaggcaagccttgcgccgtcgtcgtcgctcgctcggctcggctttggatttggtcaaatgatcgattgattgattaattttttggaccaaatttatttgttaatagtagatattaacgtaatattatccgtgtttgtaacggatatgttccaatccgtgtattgtacCACCAGTTGCAATAGCAGCCGCCTAGTGCTCCTCCCACCATGGCTAAGTGCTTGCTCCATAACAAGCTAGTGCACTGACTGCTATAAATATGAACAGCAGTAGTTGGAGAAAAGATACACCAAAACAGAATTGAGAGctattgatcttctcttcaccgaaaactcaacgttggctataatttgcattccttcctctcagaatttccattcgacttctgagttttcctcccttgttctgcattgttttaaactacaaacaaagcatccgtaagtgtgatttgctgccgaactttgtattcgctgaaacactggggtttgaagtaccgctacaccagtgtgtaattcgttctatcctgggaggaaataatccataaccttgggtactaggaggggattaaattccttaaggaaacactgtgattcagtgggctcgaattaatctCTGTTTtgtttatatttacgtttataagctaacgttctaatttccagaatcattatttacaaatacaggcataacgataacaagcttaaggaatttaataattttaatttctgtatttgtgttacttttattattctggaaactATAACCTTTGTGGTTTTTGTGTACTCCCATTTGGTGAGTAAATCCTTCGTGgcgttttgttggagattaaaatctacgtgattttttactccagttttaaacgtttgtttgtgtcattttttccaaaaaaaaatggcGAATGACAACGAAAATCAAGCTGTTCCGATGATCACTGCCAACGCATCGACAAGTCGAACTCCGGCGTTGGCACCGGCAGAGAAACCCGAAAAATTTTCTGGgatggatttcaagcgctggtagcagaagatgttcttctacttgactacgttatgtctacagaagttcatcaaggaagatgttcctgatcttccagatgaaactccagagaatgaaagctttctcgtgattgaggcgtggaagcattctgacttcttgtgcaggaattatattcttagcggactggaggataatctgtataatgtatacagtggcgtggagacgtcaaaagaattgtggaatgcgcttgaaaagaaatacaaaactgaagatgtcgggatgaagaaattcgtcgctgcaaaatttttggactacaaaatggcagatagcaagtctgttattacccaagtccaggaattgcaagtaattattcatgatctacttgctgaaggtatatttcaaaagaatactgatgttgaaagtaaaatttttagtaattttactaacagaattttcattgaaggtcttgtcatcaatgaagcattccaagtagcagcaataattgagaagttgcctccattgtggaaggacttcaaaaattatttgaaacacaaacgaaaggaaatgtcccttgaagatctcattgttcgattgagaatcgaagaggacaataaagctgctgaaaggagaggccgtgaaaattcaacaataatgggagcaaatattgttgaagataataaaaagagaaagaaggcttctggtccgaaatacaacccaagcaagaagcggttcagtggaaactgctacaactgtggaaaaaccggacacaaatctacggagtgtcgtgctcggaagaaagacaagcaaaggggtcaagcaaacatggtagaaaagcatgatgatgttgatgacttgtgcgccatgctttctgaatgcaacctggtaggaaacccaaaggagtggtggattgattctggagccactcgccatgtttgtgctgtgagggaagcattttctacatatgcttctgctggacccgaagagacgctctctatgggaaatgctgctacagcaaaaattgaaggatacggtaagatatttctcaagatgacttctggcaaggtcatgactttgaacaacgtccttcatgttcccgagattaggaagaacttagtctctactggacttcttgtaaagcacggtttcaagtgcaTTTTTGTATCTGACAAGTTAGTGATtggtaagaatgaaatgtttgtaggaaaaggttaccttactgagggccttttcaagctgaatgtaatagttgttgaaactaataataaaacctCAGcgtcttcttacttacttgaatcaaatgatttatggcatgtacgtttgggtcatgtcaattataaaaccttgcgaaaaatgattaacttggaagtattgcctaagtttgaatgcgaaaaattaaaatgtcaaatatgtgtggaatctaagtatgttaaacttccttataagtcggttaaaaggaattcaaatcctttagacttaattcacacagatatttgtgatatgaaatcaataccatctcgcggtggaaagaagtatttcataacttttattgacgacagtactcgatattgctatgtttacttacgtaatagtaaagatgaagcaatagacgcattcaagcaatacaaaaatgaagttgaaacgcaacttaacaagaaaatcaaaatgataagaagtgataggagtggtgaatatgaatctccttttgaacaaatatgtttagaatatggaattattcatcaaacaacagccccttacacgccccaatccaatgggattgcaagAAAGAATctttcattaaaggagatgatgaacacattgttgataagttctggtttgccacagaacttgtggggggggGAAGCTGTTCTTACggctagccgaatactaaatcgagtaccccatagcaaaacacaatccattccatatgaaaaatggaaaggaaggaagcccaacttgaattattttaaagtgtgggggtgtttagcaaaagtgcaagttcctaaacccaaaagggtaaaaataggaccgaaaatagTTGATTGCGTTTTCATtggatatgcgaccaatagtaaagcatatcgatttctggttcataaatcagaaaatcccgacattcataacaatacggttatagaatcagataatgctgagttctttgaatatatatatccatataaaaaggaatgtgagtcgactggtgaaggatctaaacgacctcgggaagaaacaaaagaaagtacattttatcagaaggatccaagacgtagtaaacgtcaaagaacgtctacttcgtttggaccagattttgtgactttcttattggaaaatgagcctcgaacatttaaagaagctatgtcttcttcggaatcattgttctggaaagaggcagtcaatagtgaaatagaatccatattgaacaaccatacatggggaattggttgatcttcctcctggaaataaacctttggggtgtaaatggatttttaaaagaaaaatgaaagatgatggcactattgataaatttaaagcaagacttgttgtcaaagggtatagacaacgagaaggtcttgactactttgatacatattctcccagttacaaggattacgtccatacggatgttagtagcattagctgcagtgtatggtcttgaaattcatcaaatggatgttaaaacggccttcttaaatggagagttggaggaagaaatttacatggaacaacctgaagggtttgtggttccaggtaaagaaaataaggtatgtagacttgttaagtccctttacggactaaaacaagcacccaaacaatggcatgcgaaatttgaccaaacaatgttgtcaaatggttttaagataaatgaatgtgataaatgtgtgtacattaaaaatgttccaaatcacatagtcattattTGCCTAAATGTGGAtaatatgctgataatgagtaatagcATTGCctacataaatgctactaagtgtatgctaactagcaagtttgatatgaaggacttgggagttgcagatttaattctggggattaagatccaaaagactcctcaaggtctggcattgtcacaatctcattatattaagacagtacttgaaaaattcaagcacttaggctttaaagttgcaaagactccaattgacgtgaatcttgtattagcaaagaacaaaggccaaatcATATCACAATTGGAATATGCTCGtttgttgggatgcttaatgtacatcatgaattgtacacgaccagatatagcttgtgctataagtaaactgagtcgatacacgagcaatccaggtcaatctcattggatggcaatgaaacgagttttgggatatttagaacatacccaaaactttgatttgcactacagtaaatatcctgcggtgattgaaggatattgtgatgcaaattggatcaccggttcaactgattcgaagtccacaagtggatatgtattcactattggtggaggagcggtatcttggaagtcgtccaaacaaacatgtattgcccgctctacaatggaggctgagttcatagccttagataaagccggtgaagaagctgaatggctccggaatttcttggaagacattccattttggcccaaaccgttggcaccaatatgcatacattgtgatagccaagcagcaattggaagggctgggagcgttatgtataacggtaaatctcgtcatatacgacgaagaaataaaaccgttaggcaactactctatataggaattatcacgattgactatgtaaggtcaagtgataatatgtcggatccacttacaaaaggcctaactagagaggtagttgagaaatcatcgaggggaatgggactatggccgagaacaagtcattgtggcagtaactctacctagaagactggagatcccaagatctaggttcaaggagatcaaacaaagtcattaatgacggttcaacattgtcaacaaaaattttagttcattctcgtgatgagacaatgtttagtaccaaggataaagcattaaggttttttaatgatttctaaatttgatacagggtatatcaaatagtgtatctacgggatgacacgtttaggaatcacctatgtaagtgtgaagtgttagccgcttcaaggagaattttgcaaggccaattctctacgcacttatgaaaccaggcagtgttcatggctgaaacgaacacaacaatgagaaccaaagacggttaagggattgattgtgtgacttatggttgtctaggtatacactaaagttcgacggttcaaagatatcaaatctaccgattgaccgagtatatccgacataagttcactacgaaaAGTTCAAAGAAAAACCTACTTATTCAGATGCAATTAATCattgcttgcaaatcacacaagtttttcatgaatacttccgtgatatagcccttccccattcatgtgggggattgttgagtttctttttaatatagaaaggtattaaaaagagggtgaatgagaaatggagggaaatgaaaattttgagtaaaattttaagtttccctctccttttaatgagacattgtccctcattggtagaagaaaaggagtttggtgggtttacaaatgcacttcatgtagctcttaaagagttaggaagaaggcaagccttgcgccgtcgtcgtcgctcgctcggctcggcttcgacttcggtcaaatgattgattgattgattttttggaccaaatttatttgttaatagtagatattaacgtaatattatccgtgtttgtaacggatatgtTCTAATCCGTGTATTGTACCACCAGTTGCAATAGCAGCCGCCTAGTGCTCCTCCCACCATGGCTAAGTGCTTGCTCCATAACAAGCTAGTGCATATTCCACCATGGCTTGCTCCATAACGAGCTAGTGCATGCTCCACCATGGAGAGGGGGCAGGTCTCACAACTGACTGCTATAAATATGAACAGCAGCAGTTGGAGAAAAGATATACCAAAATAGAATTGAGAGCTATTGATCTTCTCTACATCGAAACTCAACGTTGGCTataatttgcattccttcctctcagaatttccattcgacttctgagttttcctcccttgttctgcattgttttaaactacaaacaaagcatccgtaagtgtgatttgctgccgaactttgtattcgctgaaacactggggtttgaagtaccgttacaccagtgtgtaattcgttctatcctgggaggaaataaatcaTAACCTTGGGGTACTaagaggggattaaattccttaaggaaatactgtgaattcagtgggctcgaattaatttctgttttgtttatatttacgtttataagctaacgttctaatttccagaatcattatttacaaatacaggcaTAACGATAACAGTATTGAGGTGGATGGGTATATTGTGGTTGCTGGTAGTATCGGGATTGTTGGTTGTATTGAGGTTGATAGGTGTAATGGGGTTGATGGAATTAGGTTGGTGTTTGTTGCTGGGTTCGATATTGGTACTGCAGTAGTGGAGTATTTTGTGGTGGAGCTTGTGCTGAAGGAGCCATAGAAGCCGGAGGTGGTGTCACAACGGAGGAAGAGCCGGCAGTAGTGGAAGGGATAGGGTTCTTTGTTATGGGTGGAATTGGTTGATGTTGTTTTCTTGTGGTAAAAATGTGCAGTTGACCCTGTATTAGCAGAGACGGCGTCGAAATTCCGAGAGTGTAGAGCTAGTTGGTCCTTAATCTGAGCTATATCGTTGTCTAAAGATTTCAAGCGGTTCATCATAGGATCACCCATTTGGAGATGATGTTGTTTTCTTGCAGTAGGAATGTGCAGTTGACCCTATATTAGCAGAGACGGCATCGAAATTCTGGGATTGTAGAGCTAGTTGGTCCTTAATCTGAGCTATATCGTTGTCTAAAGATTTCAAGCGGTTCATCGTAGGATCACCCATTTGGAGATGAGGTTCAACGAGAACACCAAATGGAACAAATTTGTATTAATTCAAATCAAAGCATTACAAGAACCAAAGATACACTCTTAATCCTTGACTGATAACAGCAAAATTGAAAgagaaataaaggaaaaaaatgtagaagctgggAGGTTCCAGAGCTAACTATGACTAAAAATTAAAGATAAAAGACAAGACTCAATTCTCTACCCTAACTGATGGCTCCTTCTGTATTTGCATAGGAGTGTTTCTCTAGGTGTTTGCTCTATTGTAGCCTTATTGTttcaccaaaaatctgagtccttggtcaaagctaaaagagaaattcgggttactgataatcaggagacaaaaaataaaatacttttgagaacaatggtagaaggtaaatagataagtatttcagtgtattctcaatagtatttcgtgtccttacaaatgatgatacttcttccttttatagatcattctaggtaaaggaataaagcatcagctttaatgatataatcatgagcaataaatgacattaaataagccgttatacaatcattcctattaaataccaactttataacgtatcagacatttaataatgaatttggactcctttctgtcatttgatccttgctttcaatgccttctaatccgttggctgtaaataatttaaattggtacgagactcgtatctatacatcgtctcgtgcctatttaaattcttcttcccgtggctgttttcaccgtgcctcttagtcaattgctgttctttgaccattcaactaatccacgtgtcatgccacatcatttttaatataaatttagttttttcccaatacagatagtccccccgctttccatttttttatcaattaaataattgggaagtggatcttcatgtaaaaagaacttttgccacaattaatgctcatgacagtactaacgtctcagcagtcttttccatttaatgttttGTCCATGTGTCATTTTATAATTGATTCTGCTATTCATACCCTtcttcgagacttcttcattctcactatttacgaagtgatagttgcctttattataggcttttcatcattatactttaaaagttgacggttcccattttacacataactttgtcttcctttgtcttcttcacaaatttTCAGCACATACTTtcttcttaacaatgtcttcttcaaaccctaaccgtaaaaaagttccaattctagatcagttccccaacgcccctgttagacacagaagaggtGGAGGAagtaggcttcgaacagggttagaatctacgcgaggcggctcctctggttcttcttcaaggagttttgtcccaaaagccccttcttctaaaagtagggaaattcttgatacttctcaagaaccctcagttgatgatatagttcccggcgatttgtcttttgaaagtgacaaaacgtctcttcaaaaacaaattaaaaatttagaaagagccgatacttacccaacattagtaaccgagcttacaatccccaccataagaagagattgtaactggaaggatagtctccgaatgtcaattccttccccaaatcaaagaatttcctcttttagaaatgggtattcttctgtttacacttaccccttcactttaggttttaatcctccgattgacccagttattctcgatttttgtcgtttctttacaatttgtttggcccaaattggtccattggtgtggagaacagtggcttgtttgagatatttatcatccaaggccaatgtcaatttcaccttttctcatctcattcatctataccatcccaacttaatacgccatggggttttcaccttaactgcaaggagcaaaaaagttttggtaaaccctgaggatgacaaagatcgtggatggtatatccgttacgttgctgtccgtacagtggatttgattggcgaaacaaatattccctttcctgagaagtggaattttgaacgtaagTTTCCTcttatttaccgtacctacttttgagaatttcaaaagaatgttgtttttaacctcgtcccttcttggttttttgtagcaaccatgggagatgtggaacctattcccaactttcgtggttgggtagactcacttttgaagattgctactagggagcagagaacttggaaatcaatttcttctttacatggctggaaagtcaaaacacatggtatccaccctttttttttaaaatttttgttttacatgttaagcactttttcctcaactttaatcatgtatatccattctttaatcaggatttggcattagaggaatgacagctgaagtagctatggccattcgcatgtctgcgaatgctgctctggatttagataaggctcgagccttgctgcctaaaagaaaagctacaaaggaaagttctgaagaagaagaagagggtacctccctaattaccaggccaagggccaggagacgaataatcattgatAATGAAATTGAAAATACTCCTGCTCGTACCTccgccaccgagcctgttttgattcaatctgatgaggatgccgaaccaagagataataatgagtcaattcagcacctttttgacagtggtttcgggagtggcgagctcggacctgtttttgatgaagctcatctttcctcatttgttcctatttcctTCATTCCTCTGCCAGCCGTAAGTGTTTCTTTACCAGCTTTAACAACTTCTATTTGTTTGCCAATTTCTACTGCTCCTATATCTGTTCccttggctgcttcaaccgcacctgcTTCTGCTCCggtgttggtttctacatcttttccCTCCATTCCTTCCgctgctcctcttccctctgttcatcatacagagacaggttctagcagCGGAAATATAAcaatgagaagtgttactttggaggttcctgccaatcatagcctcctGAGGAAAACCggcagagccgatgtttggctcgaacctcttattggagatatcgagaagaagaagatggagagccatagctgcttaactttgatgaacgacgtagttcattctactttgaaggtatttcaaccaacaagtttttttctcttttttttaaattatcttcaatttctcatttccatgacttacctctgtaggctaaccttattaGCACGGAATTAATGAGAAGAATTTCCTTACTGGAAAGAAaagctcgtgagtctgaaaagtctgtccacgaggctgaggaaatagctaggggagcccaACTTGAAGCAACCAACTGGAAGGAGCAGTTCGAAAATGCTCAAGGGACTATAGaagagttgcaagaagataaaaacctcctagagcagcaaaaccgtggtttaacttctgaactggcaacagtcaaagcctcttcaagccaattgaaaagagacaaagagcttttggaatgctctttgtcagaacaattatccagagctagtgaagaagttagagagctgaaggcacttttggctaaaaaggaagaatatgcaggagagttagtgcaaagcttgactcaagctcaggctgacttacagacttcttctgacgagattcaagccttgaagagttctcatgcttctcttgaagcttcccttgattcccatttagctgaaaatcaaattttaaaaaacgatcttgctatgtgggaaaaggaatatggacttctagaggaaaattttaacatagaagtgagttgggcttttctgaattctcgtcgtgatgctttgacggaagctgctcaagagggttttgacttgcagtctgaactggctaaagtcatagataccatcgagaaaagccaacagtctactgatactccttctcctgccctTGAAGTTCCTGAAAATGTTGctattccagcttcagagggtgaaacttctacaacccagtctgtggaagttgaagcttccgtgacaATCCCTTcaattgaatgatggttttatcccttaattttttttaaaggattttttggtgaaagtccccagttatcataatggggcaattgtataaacttttattgactaagtttctacttagtctttttaattatatcaagaagttttattagtacttcaatgtgttctactcttgccttttctttacttatttaggacttatagaatagtttagcatttttatcctttgaaaatgctttatgattcttcccatgacttattgacatgaggcttataaaagagggcccttttattttatcgacacttaatgaagaagacgtctcaacttcataatggtgttaaaatacgatgaaagtaataggaaaacacacgttttgtatgaaacaactttggcaagttttcattcataaacttttaacaagtgtttgactgttacatgtattacaatacatctacaacttttctcgtaactgtttttcttgtaacagatttgtaaataacataaactaaacaaggttttttttataacctgtttcagtacatagtcatgaccctatctttacatgttaagaagggtttgagaggtgactttgtttatgagtttgagagatgactctgttgttctcatgaatgctgaagacttcgtaacttcttctcaacacttgcttctttgtggccgatttttattcgatactcgtatctgtttctttgcacctatctgtgtataatatgtagtcccccaagtgtttgagcggtgaagtatgaagcctcgagcacttgtttatttcttttactttggcccttttcctgaaacagaaagatatacgggactcgacggtgtgattatagatgaagactgcctaactcgtgtgtatttccatcagattaattgtaaccctgggctaggaatttaagcatactccattttgccttgcaggttgtgactcatcatttggcacgagttaggatatttagcctagcatctaaaatcgttagtaaaatattaataaaccaagagaagaatttttacatgatgatacctgaccgtaggtactttcttaaaagtaatatctttttaagtggacaacattccaatgtgagggtaaaactttaccatccattgtttccatctggtatgctccttttcccgcaatgccacggactttATATGGtacttcccatgttggacttagctttcctgagttaacagcttttgtagattggaacacctttttaagcacgaagtccccaattttgaaaaatctgaggcgtgctttcctgttgtaatatagttctattacttgcttttgtgctgccatccttatcaaagcagcttcccttcttccttcaagtaaatctaggctaacccgcatctcttcattattgGATTCCTCCGTTGACTGATCAtaccgtgtgcttggctcacctatttcaactggtattaaggcttccgtaccataaaccatcgaaaatggtgtttctccagtgcctgttttggtcgttgtacgataagcccatagtactccaggtaacacctcaggccaattaccttttgaatcttgtaacctctttttcaagttattgataataactttgttagttgattctgcttgtccattccccactggatgatatggcgtagacgttattcttttgatctgccaacttcgaagaaattctgtaacttgtgctccaataaattgtggtccattgtcacacacgatctcctttggtactccaaagcggcatattatatttcgccatatgaagtctttaacttctttttctcgtacctgtttaaatgcccctgcttctacccatttagtgaaataatctgtaagtacaagtagaaattttacctgaccttttgcttgtggaagtggacctacgatatccattccccatttcataaagggccaaggggctaaaacaggatgtagtaactcagctggtctgtgcatattattgccgtacctttgacatttatcacatttggacacgaaactggttgcctcttcttccatcttaggccaataatatcctgtgcgaattaacgttcttaccagtgaccgtcctcctgcgtgattcccacaatgtccttcatgtacttctctcatgacatattcggt
Proteins encoded:
- the LOC138868978 gene encoding uncharacterized protein — translated: MSIPSPNQRISSFRNGYSSVYTYPFTLGFNPPIDPVILDFCRFFTICLAQIGPLVWRTVACLRYLSSKANVNFTFSHLIHLYHPNLIRHGVFTLTARSKKVLVNPEDDKDRGWYIRYVAVRTVDLIGETNIPFPEKWNFEPTMGDVEPIPNFRGWVDSLLKIATREQRTWKSISSLHGWKVKTHGFGIRGMTAEVAMAIRMSANAALDLDKARALLPKRKATKESSEEEEEGTSLITRPRARRRIIIDNEIENTPARTSATEPVLIQSDEDAEPRDNNESIQHLFDSGFGSGELGPVFDEAHLSSFVPISFIPLPAVSVSLPALTTSICLPISTAPISVPLAASTAPASAPVLVSTSFPSIPSAAPLPSVHHTETGSSSGNITMRSVTLEANLISTELMRRISLLERKARESEKSVHEAEEIARGAQLEATNWKEQFENAQGTIEELQEDKNLLEQQNRGLTSELSELAKVIDTIEKSQQSTDTPSPALEVPENVAIPASEGETSTTQSVEVEASVTIPSIE